A single region of the Desulforegula conservatrix Mb1Pa genome encodes:
- the thiS gene encoding sulfur carrier protein ThiS, whose amino-acid sequence MNKYKSERLMKIIINGKTEELEVGTTIHKILSSNDLKPDSVVVELNETVIETEHYSKTVLKENDRLEVLSFVGGG is encoded by the coding sequence GTGAACAAATACAAATCAGAGAGACTCATGAAAATAATAATAAATGGCAAAACAGAAGAGCTTGAAGTGGGTACGACAATTCATAAAATTCTGTCGTCAAACGATCTTAAACCTGACTCTGTGGTGGTTGAACTTAACGAAACCGTCATTGAAACAGAGCATTATTCAAAAACTGTACTAAAAGAAAACGACAGGCTCGAAGTTCTGAGCTTTGTGGGAGGAGGATAA